The Bacillus oleivorans genome has a window encoding:
- a CDS encoding GntR family transcriptional regulator — translation MVDQNGKLPTENELAETFQVSRVTVRSEKRERDLSQK, via the coding sequence ATTGTAGATCAAAACGGAAAATTACCGACTGAAAATGAATTAGCTGAAACCTTTCAAGTAAGTCGTGTAACTGTTAGATCGGAAAAGAGGGAGCGGGACCTTTCTCAAAAGTAA
- a CDS encoding M81 family metallopeptidase, which produces MRILIGQIAHETNTFSNVKTDKKAFSLWGWDTGETITTKHHSVRNYLGGMIAQAEELGIEIIPTFATFAYPSGVITKETYEALKLELLNGIQNAKDYDAICLALHGAGVTETTEDLEGDLLKEIRKIAGYEVPVVITLDLHANVTQTMVSEADAILGNHLYPHTDSYEIGIEAVNVAQKIVENGLKPTMHLIKLPLAIPTSTTNLSPAKDVNDRCFEWEKNSRLIDCTFYHGFPYTNISDFGVSVLATSLNDPEIARDAAQDVASYIWEQKEAFFIKQPSPKEAIAQALQHHGHPVVLNETSDNPGGGTPGDGTYLLRALIEEKVEKACFGFIYDPEVVDIAFRAGVGANIEVVLGGKTDQLHGEPIPLIAYVKCLTDGNFIQSSPMGKGGQVNLGRSVRLQSGGVDIIVCSVRSQTLDEQIFLLHGIDVSAYKIVALKSSQHFRAGFEPISSKIITVDSPGLTTLDFTAFQYTNLRKNIYPITEVSQESIRVITG; this is translated from the coding sequence ATGAGGATTTTAATTGGACAAATTGCACATGAAACAAACACGTTTTCCAACGTTAAAACAGATAAAAAGGCTTTTTCACTGTGGGGCTGGGATACTGGCGAAACAATCACCACAAAACATCACAGCGTCAGGAACTATCTCGGGGGGATGATTGCACAGGCCGAAGAATTAGGAATAGAGATCATCCCAACCTTTGCAACATTTGCTTATCCTTCAGGTGTGATAACAAAGGAAACGTATGAAGCCTTAAAACTAGAACTGTTAAATGGCATACAAAATGCTAAAGATTACGATGCAATATGTCTAGCCTTACACGGTGCAGGTGTAACGGAAACGACTGAAGATCTAGAGGGGGATCTGCTTAAAGAAATCCGGAAAATAGCAGGCTATGAAGTTCCTGTCGTCATCACACTTGATCTCCACGCTAATGTAACACAAACAATGGTGAGCGAGGCGGATGCCATTCTCGGAAATCATCTGTATCCTCATACTGATTCTTATGAAATTGGGATCGAGGCTGTAAATGTAGCACAAAAAATAGTTGAAAACGGGCTCAAACCAACCATGCATTTAATCAAGCTGCCTTTAGCAATTCCGACATCAACTACTAATCTATCACCAGCAAAGGATGTCAATGACCGTTGCTTTGAATGGGAAAAAAACAGCAGATTGATAGATTGTACGTTTTATCACGGGTTCCCATATACCAATATTTCCGATTTTGGTGTCAGTGTTTTAGCTACATCCCTTAATGACCCGGAGATCGCTAGAGATGCAGCTCAAGATGTAGCCTCTTATATCTGGGAGCAAAAAGAGGCTTTTTTCATAAAGCAGCCATCTCCAAAAGAAGCAATTGCTCAAGCGTTACAGCATCACGGACATCCGGTTGTGCTTAATGAAACCTCTGATAACCCCGGTGGAGGAACACCTGGTGATGGTACTTATCTTTTACGGGCATTAATAGAGGAAAAAGTTGAAAAAGCTTGCTTTGGCTTTATTTACGACCCAGAAGTAGTAGATATTGCTTTTCGTGCCGGGGTTGGAGCGAATATCGAGGTGGTGCTTGGAGGAAAAACGGATCAGCTGCATGGGGAGCCGATTCCACTGATAGCGTACGTGAAATGTTTAACTGACGGTAACTTTATTCAGTCTTCACCAATGGGTAAAGGCGGACAAGTTAATCTTGGCCGATCTGTACGTCTTCAATCTGGCGGTGTTGACATCATCGTTTGTTCCGTCAGATCGCAAACACTTGATGAACAAATCTTTTTGCTGCACGGAATAGATGTATCCGCCTATAAAATTGTTGCCTTAAAATCTAGTCAGCACTTTAGAGCTGGCTTTGAACCGATTAGTTCAAAGATTATTACGGTTGACTCTCCAGGATTAACTACTTTAGATTTTACTGCCTTCCAATATACAAATCTCAGAAAAAATATCTATCCTATAACGGAAGTATCACAAGAATCTATCAGAGTGATTACAGGTTAA
- a CDS encoding alpha/beta fold hydrolase: MYADLNGTRIFFEVDGTGWKKEGDKLVDKPVCFVLHGGPGGTHLGFRPHFSQLNETLQLVYIDNRGSGFSDRGPQKSYTLENNVEDVEALRKYLGFKKIYLLGHSYGGMVAMSYALKYQDNLDGLLLLTTSPSSSFLEKAKAFVEKNGTEEQKEMANVLWNGAFQSLDHVAKYYQVMGPLYSKKQSDVDTPQAAVLGHRSYEALNEGFGNFLRSFDMRDQLETIYVPTLVMAGRYDWITPVEESEQIASLIPNSRLVVFENSSHNVHVDETETFFETVLTFINHTGGKKMSKVDSLPGFEEAAQKLVEKYHIPGTSVALAKEGEVIYQTSFGFRNVENAYPINEDTVFGIGSITKSFTCVAIMQLQEQGKLQVHDPIIQYLPEFRLKDSSTVKELTIHHLMTHSAGIPPLSTLYYAMRRTMEIDPSVKDYKSLLVDEKDKDYIDTYEQLMDFIANEDVELLGKPGKHFSYSNDSYALLGCIIERVSGESYEQYVYDHILKPCGMNRSFFTIDEYGADGNVSMSYAIESVDDRKRVYEAPIWWDAPAMRAAGFLKSTAKDMLKYAEIFRNGGVVNDKRILNESSVNEMMKHHIKIQPGKFYGYGLMITEDYFGTKLIEHGGNLKAIAAQMSILPEEGITGVILTNLAGVPASRILELAFNDLQGRDPNTSHMDLKEVELPLAILEKYAGDYVSNEGTKVSIGIENEKLTFTYQGNVHPIKPVGENLFLAKVNDLFELLQIHRDENGNAESITCHYRKFPKVSSKQLTKEI; encoded by the coding sequence ATGTATGCCGATCTTAACGGTACTAGAATTTTCTTTGAAGTGGACGGAACCGGCTGGAAAAAAGAAGGAGATAAATTGGTTGATAAACCTGTGTGTTTTGTATTGCATGGTGGCCCTGGCGGTACACATTTAGGCTTTCGTCCCCATTTCAGCCAATTAAATGAAACGCTTCAGCTGGTATATATAGATAACCGGGGCAGCGGCTTTTCTGATCGAGGTCCACAAAAATCCTACACTCTAGAAAATAATGTGGAAGACGTAGAAGCACTGAGAAAATACTTAGGTTTTAAAAAAATCTATTTACTGGGGCACTCTTATGGCGGAATGGTAGCGATGAGTTACGCCTTAAAGTATCAGGACAATCTCGATGGATTGCTTTTGCTGACTACATCTCCAAGCTCTAGTTTTTTGGAAAAAGCAAAAGCTTTTGTTGAAAAGAATGGTACTGAGGAGCAAAAAGAAATGGCAAATGTTTTATGGAATGGAGCGTTCCAATCCTTAGATCATGTAGCGAAATACTACCAGGTAATGGGTCCGCTTTATTCTAAAAAACAGTCAGATGTCGATACACCGCAAGCTGCTGTTTTAGGGCATAGATCATATGAGGCTTTAAATGAAGGGTTTGGAAATTTCCTCCGTTCTTTCGATATGAGAGATCAATTAGAAACTATATATGTTCCAACCTTGGTTATGGCGGGGAGATATGATTGGATCACCCCGGTTGAAGAATCTGAACAAATTGCTTCCCTTATTCCAAACAGCCGACTCGTTGTGTTTGAAAATAGCAGCCATAATGTTCACGTGGATGAAACGGAAACATTTTTTGAAACGGTTTTAACTTTTATTAATCATACAGGAGGTAAAAAGATGAGTAAGGTCGATTCATTGCCAGGGTTCGAAGAGGCAGCACAAAAACTTGTCGAAAAGTATCATATTCCTGGAACCTCAGTAGCTCTCGCAAAAGAGGGAGAAGTTATTTATCAGACATCATTTGGATTTCGAAATGTAGAGAATGCATATCCAATCAATGAAGATACCGTTTTTGGGATTGGATCCATCACAAAATCCTTCACCTGCGTAGCAATCATGCAGTTGCAGGAGCAAGGCAAACTACAGGTGCATGATCCCATTATTCAATATTTACCTGAATTTAGGCTGAAGGATTCTAGCACTGTAAAAGAATTGACCATCCATCATTTAATGACACATTCTGCTGGAATCCCTCCATTAAGTACCTTGTATTACGCTATGAGAAGAACCATGGAAATAGATCCTTCAGTCAAAGACTACAAAAGCCTATTAGTGGACGAGAAGGATAAAGATTATATCGATACGTATGAGCAACTAATGGATTTTATTGCAAATGAGGATGTAGAGCTGCTTGGAAAGCCGGGAAAACATTTCAGCTATTCAAATGATAGCTATGCCTTATTAGGATGCATCATCGAACGAGTGAGCGGAGAATCGTATGAACAATATGTATATGATCATATTTTAAAGCCATGCGGAATGAATCGGAGTTTCTTCACCATAGATGAGTATGGAGCAGATGGCAATGTATCAATGAGTTATGCCATTGAATCAGTTGATGACAGAAAGCGGGTGTATGAGGCCCCTATTTGGTGGGATGCTCCTGCTATGAGGGCTGCGGGGTTTTTAAAGTCAACAGCGAAAGATATGTTGAAATATGCAGAAATCTTTCGGAATGGCGGCGTAGTGAATGACAAGCGGATTTTAAATGAATCAAGTGTCAATGAAATGATGAAGCATCACATTAAGATTCAGCCTGGTAAATTTTATGGATATGGATTAATGATTACAGAAGATTATTTTGGAACCAAATTAATTGAGCATGGCGGGAATTTAAAGGCCATTGCAGCACAAATGAGTATTTTGCCTGAGGAAGGAATCACAGGAGTCATACTTACTAACCTAGCGGGCGTTCCGGCATCAAGGATTCTGGAGCTGGCTTTCAATGATTTACAGGGGAGAGATCCAAATACGTCCCATATGGACTTAAAAGAAGTCGAGCTGCCTTTAGCCATTTTGGAGAAATATGCTGGGGATTATGTATCCAATGAAGGCACGAAAGTATCGATTGGAATCGAAAATGAAAAACTGACTTTTACTTATCAGGGAAATGTACATCCAATCAAGCCCGTTGGAGAGAATCTCTTCCTGGCTAAAGTAAATGATTTATTTGAATTGTTACAGATTCATAGAGACGAAAATGGCAATGCAGAGAGTATTACTTGTCATTATCGAAAATTCCCAAAGGTAAGCAGTAAACAATTGACAAAGGAAATCTAA
- a CDS encoding ABC transporter substrate-binding protein codes for MKKYYLHVLFLLLAVFIFTGCKQSGNTQPTDGGSGQQSDGGTIVVTSVREPDTIDVQRTTWVDDANAHLYEPLVRFDFEGNIVPALAEDYQVSEDGKVISFTLKEGAAYHTGEPVTAEAVKKSFERFLESAPTSYMLGPVEEIVAEDDRTVAFKFSEPFAPFLSNATVAYLAPLDPTVIDEYGEDFGMHASSTGILKLSEISRGSSITYETFDDFNIGPDYAQNKGAANFDKVVFRFIPDDDTRLLEFKSGNTQVMLSVPPNYIAELESDPNTELARSLANGHVYLGFNNKKEKFQDIRVRKAIALAIDRTPIVDFALEGAAQPIFGPLPPTIPGYNQEVEDYAAEMYAQDIEEAKSLLAEAGYDESNPLQVDLWVTQEPVMQRIAQIIQNQLKEVGVEMNISVQEDATIRAQSPEGVHEMLLWTYGWYDADILHSMFGRGLSTRVHYQNDELISILEEARVTMDPKQRMELYKEAQMILVDESPWVPLFVRENVVAYRDLEGFKLHPITGQIIWSDVKLK; via the coding sequence ATGAAGAAATATTATTTACATGTACTTTTTTTACTATTGGCTGTCTTCATCTTCACTGGATGCAAGCAATCAGGCAATACACAGCCGACAGATGGAGGCTCAGGACAACAGTCAGATGGCGGCACGATTGTTGTTACATCAGTCCGTGAACCCGATACGATTGATGTTCAAAGGACAACATGGGTCGATGATGCAAATGCTCATCTCTATGAACCTCTTGTTCGGTTTGATTTTGAAGGAAATATTGTTCCTGCATTAGCTGAGGATTATCAAGTTTCTGAGGATGGAAAAGTTATTTCCTTTACTTTAAAAGAAGGAGCTGCTTACCATACTGGTGAACCAGTTACAGCTGAAGCTGTTAAAAAATCGTTTGAACGTTTTCTCGAATCAGCTCCTACGAGTTATATGCTTGGTCCAGTTGAAGAGATAGTAGCTGAAGATGACCGAACAGTTGCATTTAAATTTAGTGAGCCGTTTGCTCCGTTCCTTAGTAATGCAACCGTTGCTTATTTAGCACCGTTAGATCCCACGGTTATTGATGAATACGGAGAAGATTTTGGAATGCATGCCAGCAGTACTGGCATTTTAAAACTATCAGAAATTAGCAGAGGCTCCTCTATTACATATGAAACCTTTGACGACTTTAATATTGGTCCGGATTACGCTCAAAATAAAGGAGCCGCGAATTTCGATAAAGTAGTTTTCCGATTTATTCCAGATGATGATACAAGATTATTAGAATTCAAAAGTGGAAATACACAAGTGATGCTTTCAGTCCCTCCAAACTATATAGCAGAATTGGAAAGCGATCCAAATACAGAATTAGCTAGATCTTTAGCCAATGGCCATGTATATCTTGGTTTTAATAATAAAAAAGAAAAATTCCAAGACATAAGAGTCAGAAAAGCAATCGCATTGGCCATTGATCGTACACCTATTGTGGATTTTGCTTTGGAAGGTGCAGCACAGCCAATCTTTGGGCCATTACCTCCAACTATTCCGGGCTATAACCAAGAGGTGGAAGATTATGCCGCTGAGATGTATGCACAGGATATAGAAGAGGCTAAAAGCTTGCTTGCTGAAGCAGGGTATGATGAGTCCAACCCATTACAAGTAGATCTGTGGGTAACGCAAGAGCCTGTCATGCAGCGTATTGCTCAAATTATTCAGAATCAGTTAAAAGAAGTGGGGGTTGAGATGAACATCTCTGTGCAGGAAGATGCAACTATTCGTGCTCAGTCACCTGAAGGGGTTCATGAAATGCTTTTATGGACATATGGCTGGTATGATGCTGACATTCTTCACTCCATGTTTGGAAGAGGTCTTTCAACACGAGTTCATTATCAAAATGATGAGTTAATTTCGATATTAGAAGAGGCACGTGTGACAATGGATCCTAAACAAAGAATGGAACTTTATAAAGAAGCGCAAATGATTCTAGTAGATGAATCTCCATGGGTGCCATTATTTGTTCGGGAAAATGTAGTAGCGTATCGGGATTTGGAAGGATTCAAGCTTCACCCGATAACTGGACAAATTATTTGGTCAGATGTCAAATTAAAATAG
- a CDS encoding ABC transporter ATP-binding protein, translating to MSTNLLEVKNIKKYFPINNGLFKRSKSFVKAVDGVSFTLEIGDTLGLVGESGCGKSTTGRSILRLIEPTSGSVKYKGEEVTSMSKSELRKLRKNMQIVFQDPYASLNPRIQIGAILEEALSTHKIGRNSKERKSIVIDLLQKVGLNKSAVDRYPHEFSGGQRQRIGIARAIAVNPSLIVADEPVSALDVSIQAQILNLFQDLQEQMGLTYIFIAHDLSVVKHISNKIGVMYLGRMVEFASKEQLFSNPLHPYTQALMSAVPIPNPTVKKERIILNGDVPNPSNPPTGCTFHPRCQACMNVCKEVTPKPIEISPGHVVSCHLFDSKMISN from the coding sequence ATGAGTACGAACTTACTTGAAGTGAAAAATATAAAAAAATATTTTCCAATTAATAATGGATTATTCAAAAGAAGTAAAAGTTTTGTGAAGGCAGTTGATGGAGTTTCTTTTACTTTGGAAATAGGGGATACACTTGGCTTAGTTGGAGAAAGCGGCTGCGGGAAATCAACTACTGGCCGTAGTATTCTTCGGTTAATCGAACCCACTAGCGGGTCTGTTAAGTACAAAGGTGAAGAAGTTACATCGATGTCTAAAAGTGAATTAAGAAAACTTCGAAAGAATATGCAAATCGTATTTCAGGACCCGTACGCATCCTTAAATCCAAGAATACAAATTGGTGCCATTTTAGAAGAGGCTCTTTCTACCCACAAAATTGGCCGGAACTCAAAAGAAAGGAAATCTATTGTTATCGACCTACTTCAAAAGGTGGGTCTTAATAAAAGTGCTGTGGACCGTTACCCACATGAATTTAGCGGCGGACAAAGACAGCGTATTGGAATTGCACGAGCAATCGCGGTTAATCCGTCACTAATTGTGGCAGATGAACCAGTTTCTGCACTGGATGTATCGATCCAGGCACAGATTTTAAATTTATTTCAGGATTTACAGGAACAAATGGGTTTAACCTATATCTTTATTGCCCATGACTTAAGCGTAGTTAAACATATTAGCAATAAGATTGGGGTGATGTATTTAGGAAGAATGGTAGAGTTTGCTTCAAAAGAACAGCTGTTTTCAAACCCATTACACCCCTATACACAAGCTTTGATGTCAGCTGTACCTATTCCAAACCCAACCGTTAAAAAAGAGAGAATTATTTTAAACGGGGATGTTCCAAATCCATCGAATCCTCCAACCGGCTGTACTTTTCACCCAAGATGTCAAGCATGCATGAATGTTTGTAAAGAAGTAACTCCAAAACCGATTGAAATCAGTCCAGGACACGTGGTTTCCTGTCATTTGTTTGATTCTAAAATGATATCTAATTAG
- a CDS encoding ABC transporter permease — translation MYKYLLKRLFTMLLTLFGVSILVFLMVHFIPGDPVLTILGEFATEEAIRNLESSLGLDQPLYIQYLNFIFSAIQGDLGTSYLTGIPVLHEIINRFPITFQLSVYSLLVGSVVGIVMGTVAAVKQNTIFDRFAMVISLIGISAPGFWIALFLIYIFSYQLGLFPISGYEGVYSLILPSITLGLGAAGNIARMARSSLLEVIKQDYMRTAEAKGANGFRMILGHGLQNAFIPVITVIGLQFGSLLAGAVVTETVFALPGIGSLAVDAIATRDMPTIQGLVLFMAFMFILVNLLVDIIYSFIDPRIKYE, via the coding sequence TTGTATAAGTATTTACTTAAGCGTTTATTTACGATGCTTCTCACCTTATTTGGCGTTTCCATTCTTGTATTTTTGATGGTTCATTTTATTCCCGGTGATCCAGTCCTCACTATATTAGGAGAATTTGCGACTGAAGAGGCTATTCGAAATTTAGAAAGCTCGTTAGGACTTGATCAGCCACTTTATATACAATATTTAAACTTTATATTTAGTGCAATACAAGGTGATTTAGGAACCTCTTATCTTACTGGGATCCCTGTATTACATGAAATTATAAATCGCTTCCCAATTACCTTTCAATTATCAGTATACAGTTTACTGGTTGGATCAGTAGTAGGAATCGTTATGGGAACAGTAGCAGCCGTTAAACAAAACACCATATTTGATCGATTTGCTATGGTCATTTCGTTAATTGGAATTTCTGCACCAGGATTTTGGATCGCGTTATTTTTAATCTATATTTTTTCCTATCAATTAGGATTATTTCCGATATCAGGGTATGAAGGGGTGTATTCTTTAATTCTGCCATCCATTACATTAGGACTTGGGGCAGCAGGAAATATCGCCAGAATGGCACGTTCAAGCTTACTTGAAGTTATTAAACAGGATTATATGCGTACTGCAGAAGCTAAGGGGGCAAATGGTTTCCGTATGATATTAGGACACGGCCTGCAAAATGCTTTTATCCCAGTCATTACTGTAATTGGACTACAATTTGGCAGTCTCCTGGCAGGTGCCGTAGTAACTGAAACTGTTTTTGCCTTACCGGGTATTGGCAGCCTTGCGGTTGACGCCATTGCTACGAGAGATATGCCAACCATTCAGGGACTTGTATTGTTCATGGCATTTATGTTTATCCTTGTAAATCTATTAGTGGACATTATCTATAGTTTCATCGATCCAAGAATCAAGTACGAGTAG
- a CDS encoding ABC transporter ATP-binding protein — protein sequence MTSETQIVMNADTDKSGISSNLLDVQDLTIKFNTEDKKMVTTVNKLSFSLNKGETVALVGESGCGKSVTSLSIMGLIPKHAGVVQGSIKLNGKELNGLKPKEIREIRGKDISMIFQEPMTSLNPVHKIGDQIGEVMQLHENVTKTEAKKRTIEILKKVGIPRPEKIVKEFPHQLSGGMRQRVMIAMAMACNPKLLIADEPTTALDVTIQAQILDLMNGLKKQFNTTILLITHDLGVVAEMADRVMVMYYGQIVEEADVYTLFAAPKHPYTQGLLNSIPSLDEKRNRLDPIEGNVPSIGEITKGCPFKNRCKHTLDRCSVENPPLYSFGNQTVRCWLYEGEGK from the coding sequence ATGACATCTGAAACTCAAATAGTAATGAATGCCGATACAGATAAATCAGGTATTTCCAGCAATCTTTTGGACGTACAAGATCTAACGATTAAATTTAATACTGAAGATAAAAAAATGGTTACAACCGTAAATAAACTAAGCTTCAGTCTTAATAAAGGAGAAACCGTAGCGCTTGTTGGTGAATCTGGCTGCGGAAAAAGTGTAACATCACTTTCAATCATGGGGCTAATTCCAAAGCATGCTGGAGTTGTTCAGGGGAGTATTAAATTAAATGGGAAAGAGCTAAATGGGCTGAAACCAAAGGAAATTAGAGAGATTCGCGGTAAAGATATCTCTATGATATTTCAAGAACCGATGACCTCCCTGAACCCTGTACATAAAATTGGGGACCAAATTGGTGAAGTGATGCAATTACACGAGAATGTTACCAAAACTGAAGCCAAGAAAAGGACTATTGAAATATTGAAAAAAGTGGGAATTCCCCGTCCGGAAAAAATAGTAAAGGAATTCCCGCACCAATTATCAGGCGGCATGAGGCAGAGAGTTATGATTGCCATGGCTATGGCATGTAATCCTAAACTATTAATTGCCGATGAACCAACCACAGCACTAGATGTAACGATTCAAGCCCAAATTCTGGATTTAATGAATGGGCTGAAAAAACAGTTTAATACTACGATCTTATTAATTACTCACGATTTAGGTGTAGTGGCAGAAATGGCCGACCGGGTAATGGTTATGTATTACGGCCAAATTGTAGAGGAAGCCGACGTTTATACACTATTTGCTGCACCAAAACATCCTTATACTCAAGGTCTGTTAAATTCAATCCCTAGTTTAGACGAAAAAAGAAACAGGCTTGACCCAATTGAAGGAAATGTGCCAAGTATCGGAGAAATTACAAAAGGCTGTCCTTTCAAAAATCGCTGTAAACATACACTAGATAGATGCTCTGTGGAGAATCCGCCTCTTTATTCGTTTGGGAATCAAACAGTAAGATGCTGGCTATATGAGGGGGAAGGGAAATGA
- a CDS encoding MurR/RpiR family transcriptional regulator, whose translation MIKIRQQIKEQYNDLTQSLKIAANFILDNPKLVALYPAKEIGRLSETSETTVIRLCYALGYSGYSSLQEEIRKTLLLPVEEPFQALKKGIEIQENVISHVVEQDIKFIKKTFEEIEEGLFLDAVKSMISAKKIVIVGLKGSYGVANWLAYSLNIVRGNTILYKGDIDDANYLLTEMTEEWLIIALSFPRYVEQTISFVKASKEKGAKILSITDHELSPVGVLSDITLKVITQNPTGLKGMPVITSVLNALVSGVMVIDKKNVVERVDKYNQTSEHYFTFHRLD comes from the coding sequence ATGATTAAAATTAGACAGCAGATTAAAGAACAATACAATGATTTAACACAAAGCCTTAAAATTGCAGCAAACTTTATACTGGATAACCCAAAATTAGTAGCATTGTACCCAGCTAAAGAAATTGGAAGGCTATCAGAAACAAGTGAAACAACGGTCATACGATTGTGCTATGCACTAGGGTATTCCGGTTATTCTTCATTACAAGAGGAGATTCGAAAAACACTCCTTTTACCAGTTGAAGAACCGTTTCAAGCACTCAAAAAAGGAATAGAAATACAGGAAAATGTTATAAGTCATGTTGTAGAGCAGGACATCAAATTTATAAAAAAAACCTTTGAAGAAATAGAAGAAGGTCTGTTTCTAGACGCTGTCAAAAGTATGATTTCTGCCAAAAAAATTGTAATAGTCGGACTAAAAGGTTCTTATGGTGTGGCTAATTGGCTTGCTTATAGCTTAAACATTGTGAGAGGTAATACGATTTTATACAAAGGCGATATAGATGATGCCAACTATTTATTAACTGAGATGACTGAAGAATGGTTAATTATCGCGCTTTCGTTTCCAAGATATGTGGAACAGACGATCTCTTTCGTAAAAGCATCGAAGGAAAAAGGGGCTAAAATTCTATCAATTACAGATCATGAGCTTTCGCCAGTAGGGGTTTTATCCGATATCACTCTCAAAGTAATTACCCAAAATCCCACTGGATTAAAAGGTATGCCCGTAATCACTTCCGTACTAAACGCTCTAGTTTCTGGGGTTATGGTAATAGATAAGAAAAATGTAGTGGAACGCGTGGATAAATATAATCAGACGAGTGAGCATTATTTTACATTTCATCGTTTGGATTAA
- a CDS encoding ABC transporter permease, whose protein sequence is MSQLATDTKTKESVMGPEEIVKRKAYWGMVWKRLRANKGALLGAGLLLFFILISLLAPILAPYPIEEMIMENRFLPPSSEHWLGTDEFGRDILSRIMHGGRVSLMMGLVAVSIAGIIGVILGVVSGYYRKLDIYIMQVMDILLAFPSLLLAIAIIAVLGVGLTNAMIAVAISVIPSYVRVVRGAVLSIREKEYVEAVRALGISDFKIICKHILPNVMSPVIVLSTLQFGTSILAAASLSFLGLGAQPPTPEWGAMAYVGKSFLLSAWWMSLFPGLAIMLVVLGFNLLGDGLRDALDPRIK, encoded by the coding sequence ATGAGTCAACTTGCAACAGACACGAAAACAAAAGAGTCGGTAATGGGTCCTGAAGAAATTGTTAAACGGAAGGCATACTGGGGAATGGTGTGGAAAAGATTGAGGGCAAACAAAGGAGCTTTATTAGGTGCAGGACTTCTACTTTTTTTTATCCTCATATCCTTGTTAGCTCCTATCCTAGCACCATATCCAATCGAGGAAATGATAATGGAAAATCGTTTTTTACCCCCTTCCAGTGAGCATTGGTTAGGAACGGATGAATTCGGAAGAGATATTTTATCCAGAATTATGCACGGTGGCCGTGTTTCACTAATGATGGGGCTTGTTGCTGTTTCCATTGCAGGAATTATTGGTGTCATTTTAGGTGTTGTTTCAGGGTACTATCGTAAACTAGATATATACATCATGCAAGTGATGGATATCTTACTAGCTTTTCCTTCCCTTTTATTGGCAATAGCCATTATAGCTGTACTCGGTGTAGGACTAACAAATGCAATGATCGCTGTCGCCATTTCTGTTATCCCGTCTTATGTAAGAGTAGTTCGGGGAGCAGTCTTGTCTATTCGAGAAAAAGAGTATGTTGAAGCAGTTCGAGCGTTAGGTATCAGTGATTTTAAAATTATATGCAAACATATTCTGCCAAACGTGATGTCGCCAGTTATTGTCTTATCTACTTTACAATTCGGTACAAGTATCCTTGCAGCTGCTTCACTCAGCTTTCTCGGTTTAGGTGCGCAGCCTCCTACTCCCGAATGGGGTGCCATGGCTTACGTAGGGAAATCATTTTTGCTTAGTGCCTGGTGGATGTCACTATTTCCGGGACTTGCGATTATGTTAGTGGTACTTGGGTTTAACTTATTAGGTGACGGACTTAGAGATGCACTTGATCCGAGAATAAAGTAA
- a CDS encoding UTRA domain-containing protein gives MSKQKDLNQILTYRFIEQELNINLHEAKQIVSAVNASRDEARTLNIPIGDALLYTESLSLSTIGEPVEYLQSVYRSDYFLNSNS, from the coding sequence ATTAGTAAACAAAAAGATCTCAATCAAATATTGACCTATCGATTCATTGAGCAAGAGCTAAACATCAATTTACACGAAGCCAAGCAAATTGTAAGTGCGGTAAATGCTAGCCGTGATGAAGCAAGAACTCTAAATATCCCCATTGGTGACGCACTTCTTTATACGGAAAGTCTATCCCTTTCAACTATAGGTGAACCCGTAGAATATTTGCAATCTGTATATCGTTCAGACTACTTCCTTAACTCGAATTCATAA